The Saccharopolyspora gloriosae genome has a segment encoding these proteins:
- a CDS encoding AMP-binding protein: MALWRRSAGRTRDVAAEMAARAKADRLSSSLHTLWLLARQGVVRPMRPDKLVRIVFAWRRWGVTPALGYAVAAIRHPDRPAVIDERGALSFLELDQRTTRLAKGLRARGITDASRIAVLCRNHHGLVETIVACGKLGVDVVLLNTGLRPQQVRTVLAEQQADLLVTDVEFTEELAEPDSADPDLDVVLAWTEGTTRKATLEHLIGSSTAGSLPRRPRHSRLIVLTSGTTGTPKGARRPAPPGVGPAATIMSRMPLRAGERILLAAPIFHTWGLAAFQLGSAIGATLVLRRKFEPQQALAAVQRHRATAMFMVPVMLQRILDLPQEARAPYDTSSLRIVAASGSALPADLATRFQRVFGEVLYNFYGSTEASWVSIANPRDLAESPGTAGRPPRGTSLKILDEQGAQVRDGETGRIFVSNDMLFEGYTSGAGKEVRSGMLSTGDLGRIDEAGRLQVVGREDDMIVSGGENVYPKDTEDAIATLPEVSEVAVIGVDDSDFGQRLAAFVVLTEGAELDSDTVRERVRPTLPKFALPRDVTFLAELPRNATGKVVPARLLEESEPTETER, from the coding sequence GTGGCACTGTGGCGGCGGTCGGCGGGACGGACACGAGACGTGGCGGCGGAAATGGCCGCCAGAGCCAAGGCGGATCGCCTCAGCTCCAGCCTGCACACCCTCTGGCTGCTGGCCAGGCAAGGAGTGGTGCGCCCGATGCGCCCCGACAAGCTGGTGCGCATCGTGTTCGCGTGGCGGCGCTGGGGCGTGACACCGGCGCTCGGCTATGCCGTCGCCGCCATCCGGCATCCGGACCGGCCTGCCGTGATCGACGAGCGCGGCGCGCTGAGCTTCCTCGAACTGGACCAGCGCACCACCCGCCTGGCGAAGGGCCTGCGCGCCCGCGGCATCACGGACGCCAGCCGGATCGCCGTGCTGTGCCGCAACCACCACGGGCTCGTCGAGACGATCGTGGCCTGCGGCAAGCTCGGCGTGGACGTGGTGCTGCTCAACACCGGCCTGCGCCCGCAGCAGGTGCGCACCGTGCTCGCCGAACAGCAGGCCGATCTGCTGGTCACCGACGTCGAGTTCACCGAAGAACTCGCAGAGCCGGACTCGGCGGATCCGGACCTCGACGTGGTGCTCGCCTGGACCGAGGGCACCACCCGCAAGGCCACGCTCGAACACCTCATCGGCAGCTCCACGGCCGGTTCGCTGCCGCGCAGGCCCCGGCACTCGCGGCTCATCGTGCTCACCTCCGGCACCACCGGCACGCCGAAGGGCGCGCGCAGGCCCGCGCCGCCCGGCGTCGGCCCGGCGGCGACGATCATGTCCCGGATGCCGCTGCGCGCCGGTGAGCGGATCCTGCTGGCGGCCCCGATCTTCCACACCTGGGGGCTGGCCGCGTTCCAGCTCGGCTCCGCGATCGGCGCGACCCTGGTGCTGCGCCGCAAGTTCGAGCCCCAGCAGGCGCTCGCGGCGGTCCAGCGGCACCGCGCCACGGCGATGTTCATGGTGCCGGTGATGCTGCAGCGGATCCTCGACCTGCCGCAGGAAGCGAGAGCGCCGTACGACACGTCTTCGCTGCGCATCGTCGCGGCCAGCGGTTCGGCGCTGCCCGCGGACTTGGCGACCCGCTTCCAGCGGGTCTTCGGCGAGGTCCTCTACAACTTCTACGGTTCCACCGAGGCGTCCTGGGTCAGCATCGCGAACCCGCGGGACCTCGCCGAGTCCCCCGGCACCGCGGGCCGTCCGCCGCGCGGCACCAGCCTGAAGATCCTCGACGAGCAAGGTGCGCAGGTGCGCGACGGCGAGACCGGACGGATCTTCGTCAGCAACGACATGCTGTTCGAGGGCTACACCAGCGGCGCGGGCAAGGAAGTGCGCAGCGGCATGCTCAGCACCGGCGACCTGGGGCGGATCGACGAAGCCGGCCGGTTGCAGGTCGTCGGCCGGGAGGACGACATGATCGTCTCGGGTGGCGAGAACGTGTATCCGAAGGATACCGAGGACGCCATCGCCACGCTTCCCGAGGTCTCCGAGGTCGCGGTGATCGGCGTCGACGACTCCGACTTCGGGCAGCGCCTGGCCGCGTTCGTCGTGCTCACCGAGGGCGCGGAACTCGACTCGGACACCGTGCGCGAACGCGTCCGTCCCACGTTGCCGAAGTTCGCGCTGCCGCGGGACGTCACGTTCCTCGCCGAACTGCCGCGCAACGCCACCGGCAAGGTCGTGCCCGCCCGGCTGCTCGAGGAATCGGAGCCCACCGAGACCGAACGGTGA
- the orn gene encoding oligoribonuclease: protein MNDRLVWIDCEMTGLDLGSDALIEIAALVTDADLNILGDGVDIVIHAPDEALSGMPEVVRDMHERSGLTEEVRRSTVTTAEAEQRVLDYIREHVPENISAPLAGNSIATDRGFISRDMPALDAHLHYRMVDVSSIKELCRRWFPRIYYAQPEKGLAHRALADVRESIRELAYYRRTAFVPQPGPSSEQAQAVAAELLDGGRDDTASHQVE from the coding sequence GTGAACGACCGTCTAGTGTGGATCGACTGCGAAATGACCGGGCTCGACCTGGGCTCCGACGCCCTGATCGAGATCGCCGCCCTGGTCACCGATGCCGACCTCAACATCCTCGGCGACGGCGTGGACATCGTGATCCACGCCCCGGACGAGGCGCTGTCGGGGATGCCCGAAGTGGTGCGCGACATGCACGAACGCTCCGGGCTGACCGAGGAGGTACGGCGCTCCACGGTCACCACCGCCGAAGCCGAACAACGCGTCCTGGACTACATCCGCGAGCACGTGCCGGAGAACATCTCGGCGCCGCTGGCGGGAAATTCCATCGCCACCGATCGCGGTTTCATCTCCCGCGACATGCCCGCGCTGGACGCGCACCTGCATTACCGCATGGTGGACGTGTCGTCCATCAAGGAGCTCTGCAGGCGCTGGTTCCCGCGGATCTACTACGCGCAGCCGGAGAAGGGCCTCGCGCACCGCGCGCTGGCCGACGTGCGGGAATCGATCCGCGAGCTGGCGTACTACCGCCGGACCGCGTTCGTCCCGCAGCCGGGGCCGAGCAGTGAGCAGGCGCAGGCCGTGGCGGCCGAACTGCTCGACGGCGGCCGCGACGACACGGCCTCTCACCAGGTCGAATGA
- a CDS encoding Ig-like domain-containing protein: protein MGLLVVSCSGSGSEESAAPPPPPSVRFDPADGAQQVSPIAPITGAAEHGKITGAVLTNEDGKQVANTVTPDGAGWSVSEPLGYGTTYTAELTVQGAAGAPVTQRTTFTTIEPENQTYVSMNPLDGQTVGVGQPLAFYFSEDAPAPDKAKAEEAIRIQTEPAVEGAFYWFDDREVHWRPQEYWKPGTKITVNADVYGKDLGNGSWGEENRSATITIGDAVVLHADGASHQMSVKVNGVTQRTMPVSLGKPEWPSNNGAHVVTEHHRKKVMDSSSYGLDVDNGGYRTEVEWAVRISNGGEFLHAAPWSVGQQGSSNVSHGCINMSDANAQYVYNLLKKGDVVEITNSGGPNLRSWDGFGDWQVPWNEWLGGNR from the coding sequence GTGGGGTTGTTGGTCGTGAGCTGCAGCGGATCCGGGAGCGAGGAGTCGGCCGCGCCGCCGCCTCCGCCGTCCGTGCGGTTCGATCCGGCCGACGGGGCGCAGCAGGTGTCCCCGATCGCCCCGATCACGGGCGCCGCGGAGCACGGGAAGATCACCGGTGCGGTGCTGACGAACGAGGACGGCAAGCAGGTCGCGAACACCGTCACGCCGGACGGGGCGGGCTGGAGCGTGAGCGAACCCCTCGGCTACGGCACCACCTACACGGCTGAGCTCACCGTGCAAGGCGCCGCCGGGGCGCCGGTGACGCAGCGGACCACGTTCACCACGATCGAACCCGAGAACCAGACCTACGTGTCGATGAACCCGCTCGACGGGCAGACCGTCGGCGTCGGGCAGCCGCTGGCGTTCTACTTCTCCGAGGACGCGCCCGCTCCGGACAAGGCGAAGGCGGAGGAAGCGATCCGCATCCAGACCGAACCGGCCGTGGAGGGCGCGTTCTACTGGTTCGACGACCGCGAGGTGCACTGGCGGCCGCAGGAGTACTGGAAGCCCGGAACCAAGATCACGGTGAACGCGGACGTCTACGGCAAGGACCTCGGCAACGGGTCGTGGGGCGAGGAGAACCGCTCCGCCACGATCACCATCGGCGACGCGGTCGTGCTGCACGCCGACGGCGCCAGCCACCAGATGTCGGTGAAGGTCAACGGCGTCACCCAGCGCACCATGCCCGTCTCGCTGGGCAAACCCGAGTGGCCGTCCAACAACGGCGCGCACGTGGTCACCGAGCATCACCGCAAGAAGGTCATGGACTCCTCCAGCTACGGCCTGGACGTCGACAACGGCGGCTACCGCACCGAGGTCGAATGGGCGGTGCGCATCTCCAACGGCGGTGAGTTCCTGCACGCCGCGCCCTGGTCGGTCGGTCAGCAGGGCAGCAGCAACGTCAGCCACGGCTGCATCAACATGAGCGACGCCAACGCCCAGTACGTCTACAACCTGCTCAAGAAGGGCGACGTTGTGGAGATCACCAATTCCGGCGGGCCGAACCTGCGGTCTTGGGACGGATTCGGCGACTGGCAGGTGCCGTGGAACGAATGGCTCGGCGGCAACCGCTGA
- a CDS encoding hemolysin family protein, with amino-acid sequence MGGIAGNLALVLLFVLIGGFFAAAEIALVALREGQVHKLAEQGRRGRRVAALRADSNRFLSAVQIGVTFAGFFASSYGGATIAVRLQPALAGWGLPVGIAATLALIVVTALVSYLSLVFGELVPKRLALQRPEGVALLTAGFLDRLATVARPMIWLLSKSTDGVVRLLGFNPQAGEGKVTQDELRDMVRTNEQLSLEERQLLTDAFQATDRVLSEVMVPRTEVDFLPSTVRLADAVNEVGDKPHSRYPVIGDSADEVVGFIHVRDLLRHDSHGRSTVRELARPVVALPRSKPVLAALSGMRQHGNHLAIVVDEYGGTDGIVTIEDLVEEIVGDIWDEYDPSATPVAARADGTYDIDGLTHHDAVQEQTGIALPDGPYDTVAGFVISRFQRVPAEGESIDALDHRFTVREMDGRRIARLHITPLDTSGGDDR; translated from the coding sequence ATGGGTGGAATCGCGGGGAACCTGGCTCTGGTGCTGCTGTTCGTCTTGATCGGCGGCTTCTTCGCCGCTGCCGAGATCGCGCTGGTGGCGCTGCGGGAAGGTCAGGTTCACAAGCTGGCCGAGCAGGGTCGGCGCGGCCGGCGCGTAGCGGCCTTGCGGGCGGATTCCAATCGGTTCCTCTCGGCCGTGCAGATCGGCGTCACCTTCGCCGGGTTCTTCGCCTCCAGTTACGGGGGCGCCACGATCGCCGTCCGGCTGCAGCCGGCCCTCGCCGGCTGGGGCCTGCCCGTCGGGATCGCCGCCACCCTCGCGCTGATCGTGGTGACCGCGCTGGTGTCGTACCTGTCGCTGGTCTTCGGCGAGCTGGTCCCGAAACGTTTGGCGCTGCAACGCCCGGAAGGCGTCGCGCTGTTGACCGCCGGATTCCTCGATCGACTCGCCACCGTCGCCCGGCCGATGATCTGGTTGCTGTCGAAGTCGACCGACGGCGTAGTGCGGCTGCTCGGGTTCAATCCGCAGGCCGGCGAAGGCAAGGTCACCCAGGACGAGCTGCGCGACATGGTGCGGACCAACGAACAGCTCAGCCTCGAAGAACGGCAGCTGCTCACCGACGCGTTCCAGGCCACCGATCGGGTTCTGTCGGAGGTGATGGTCCCCCGCACCGAGGTCGACTTCCTGCCCAGCACGGTGCGCCTGGCCGATGCCGTCAACGAGGTCGGCGACAAGCCGCACTCGCGCTACCCGGTGATCGGCGACAGCGCCGACGAGGTCGTCGGGTTCATCCACGTGCGGGACCTCCTGCGGCACGATAGCCACGGGCGGTCCACGGTGCGGGAGTTGGCCCGGCCGGTCGTCGCCCTGCCCAGGAGCAAGCCCGTTCTCGCCGCGTTGTCCGGGATGCGCCAGCACGGCAATCACCTTGCGATCGTCGTCGACGAATACGGGGGCACCGACGGCATCGTCACCATCGAAGACCTCGTCGAAGAGATCGTCGGCGACATCTGGGACGAGTACGACCCCAGCGCCACCCCGGTCGCGGCACGTGCCGACGGGACCTACGACATCGACGGCCTCACGCACCACGACGCGGTGCAGGAGCAGACCGGCATCGCGCTTCCGGACGGGCCTTATGACACCGTCGCCGGGTTCGTCATCAGCCGGTTCCAGCGCGTCCCCGCCGAAGGCGAGTCGATCGACGCGCTCGACCACCGGTTCACCGTGCGCGAAATGGACGGTCGCCGTATCGCCCGGCTCCACATCACCCCGCTCGACACCTCCGGCGGAGACGACCGGTGA
- a CDS encoding bifunctional 2-polyprenyl-6-hydroxyphenol methylase/3-demethylubiquinol 3-O-methyltransferase UbiG, with amino-acid sequence MHETQAVAANRANWDDRADVYVRSQMYDVDGFLSDPTAISSVVLNDLSVLAPHLPETGVEDRSLLHLQCHIGQDTLSWARLGAVDVHGLDFSPNSLRHAARLAQADGHDVTWVEGDARFASEFVDRRFDVVVTSAGTIVWLPELTAWARSIHDLLEPGGVFVIRDDHPILGAMAFEPWEITDDYLGGGGAGTYDDGETYAGEADGQITNVTVHEWRHALSDVIGALLQAGLRIEAVSELPYMDWPAFPALVACPQGWTLPEGAPRIPLNFAVAARRPE; translated from the coding sequence ATGCACGAGACCCAGGCCGTCGCCGCCAACCGGGCGAACTGGGACGACCGAGCCGACGTGTACGTCCGCTCGCAGATGTACGACGTCGACGGCTTCCTGTCCGACCCCACCGCCATCTCTTCGGTGGTGCTCAACGACCTGTCGGTGCTGGCCCCGCACCTGCCGGAAACCGGTGTCGAGGACAGGTCGCTGCTGCACCTGCAGTGCCACATCGGCCAGGACACCCTTTCCTGGGCGCGGCTCGGCGCCGTCGACGTCCACGGGCTCGACTTCTCACCCAACTCGCTGCGCCACGCCGCCCGCCTCGCGCAGGCCGACGGCCACGACGTCACGTGGGTGGAGGGGGACGCGCGGTTCGCCTCGGAGTTCGTCGACCGCCGCTTCGACGTCGTCGTCACCAGCGCCGGAACCATCGTGTGGTTGCCGGAGCTCACCGCATGGGCGCGGTCGATCCACGACCTGCTCGAACCGGGCGGGGTCTTCGTCATCCGGGACGACCACCCGATCCTCGGGGCGATGGCCTTCGAGCCGTGGGAGATCACCGACGACTACCTCGGCGGCGGTGGCGCCGGCACCTACGACGACGGGGAGACCTACGCCGGGGAAGCGGACGGACAGATCACCAACGTCACGGTCCACGAGTGGCGCCACGCCCTGAGCGACGTCATCGGCGCGCTGCTGCAGGCCGGACTCCGCATCGAAGCGGTCAGCGAGCTGCCCTACATGGATTGGCCCGCGTTCCCGGCTCTCGTCGCCTGCCCGCAAGGCTGGACGTTGCCCGAAGGGGCGCCTCGGATCCCGCTGAACTTCGCCGTCGCCGCCCGTCGACCGGAATGA